A region of Stegostoma tigrinum isolate sSteTig4 chromosome 5, sSteTig4.hap1, whole genome shotgun sequence DNA encodes the following proteins:
- the LOC125451504 gene encoding uncharacterized protein LOC125451504 — translation MACGKFVIPYGFKTLVETLGKSVLLVQPVDVHQFASVYFKKLLEFRAVNPTLDLRELVRLFYVNKVIHSGPEERKKWLSDSEEPTDPSGTTSSNALAPTDEAACFLNKKTSLEDVPILHENLSPSLLMSETSLNKHNMVSKKEISDIVNEEPPSFVYIYTNICSVNQDESGFTYIYTNSSSANQDIESTSLECGPVHLEVETGPVINNALLASCESTPQRQFNHPLALARGKRSKNDFSTTKQITAHKSQPVSRKSESVPETFSVHCSPSSGTALYKKAVSVAHRAVPVHIEAIQTHTEHTSALYPDASTLNSYEQLLLALGRISKAASAELELCQTDSPVYMVDMTPGDHKNQPEKCNSGECFSILKTRKTKKENLGSFLYTKKTDVNENDIKKMEIRKESGINDAVNEIQETDPLSSNSQNENVLSQHTSALENERSAYHSYRHVPDSQLDLQLFHSETQQEALNVLTEIFHKVFVRLGALEFQVQDLVNRFESLSTTVNEIHSAMNINPSGDSIHTETFQQYEKLFP, via the exons ATGGCTTGCGGTAAATTTGTAATTCCCTATGGCTTCAAGACTCTTGTAGAAACACTgggaaaatctgttttgctggTACAGCCTGTGGATGTACACCAGTTTGCCTCAGTCTATTTCAAGAAATTACTGGAATTTCGAGCTG TTAATCCAACTCTTGATTTAAGAGAACTGGTGAGATTATTCTATGTAAACAAAG TTATACACTCAGGCCCagaggagagaaaaaaatggTTATCAGATTCAGAAGAACCAACAGATCCAAGTGGAACTACATCATCCAATGCGCTTGCACccactgatgaagcagcttgTTTTCTTAATAAGAAAACCTCATTAGAAGATGTACCTATTTTGCATGAGAATTTAAGCCCCAGTCTACTAATGAGTGAAACCAGTTTAAATAAACATAATATGGTGTCTAAAAAAGAGATTTCTGATATTGTAAATGAAGAACCACCTAGTTTTGTATACATTTACACAAATATTTGTTCCGTCAACCAGGATGAATCTggatttacatacatttataCGAATTCTTCTTCAGCCAACCAAGACATTGAATCAACTAGCCTTGAATGTGGACCAGTTCATCTCGAAGTAGAAACAGGACCTGTAATAAACAATGCACTTCTCGCCAGTTGTGAATCTACACCTCAACGACAATTCAACCACCCTTTAGCATTGGCTCGAGGAAAAAGATCCAAAAATGATTTTAGCACCACTAAACAAATAACTGCTCACAAAAGCCAACCAGTATCTCGTAAATCAGAGTCGGTTCCAGAGACGTTTTCAGTTCATTGTTCTCCTTCATCAGGCACAGCATTGTACAAGAAAGCAGTCTCTGTGGCACACAGAGCAGTTCCAGTTCACATTGAGGCAATTCAAACCCATACTGAGCACACCTCAGCCTTGTATCCTGATGCGTCAACACTGAATAGTTACGAACAACTTTTACTTGCTCTTGGAAGGATTTCAAAAGCAGCATCAGCCGAATTGGAACTTTGTCAGACAGATTCACCTGTGTACATGGTTGACATGACACCAGGTGACCATAAAAATCAACCTGAGAAATGTAATTCTGGTGAATGCTTTTCAATCCTCAAAACTAGGAAAACCAAGAAGGAAAATCTGGGAAGTTTTTTGTACACCAAGAAAACAGATGTGAATGAAAACGATATAAAGAAGATGGAAATCAGGAAGGAATCTg GAATTAATGATGCTGTAAATGAAATACAGGAAACAGATCCTCTATCATCAAATTCTCAAAATGAAAATGTATTAAGTCAGCACACTTCAGCTTTAGAAAATGAGCGCTCTGCTTACCACAGTTACAGGCATGTTCCAGACTCTCAACTGGATTTACAGCTTTTTcattcagaaactcagcaggaagCACTTAATGTCTTAACTGAAATTTTTCATAAGGTATTTGTACGACTTGGTGCTTTGGAGTTCCAAGTGCAAGATCTGGTTAATCGTTTTGAAAGCCTGAGCACAACTGTAAATGAGATACATTCTGCAATGAACATCAATCCATCAGGGGATTCAATTCATACAGAAACTTTTCAACAGTATGAGAAATTATTTCCATAG